In Bacteroidia bacterium, one genomic interval encodes:
- the asnS gene encoding asparagine--tRNA ligase — translation MSHSYIKALLNTEPAQQKVNAKGWVRTKRGNKAISFIALNDGSTIHNIQVVAENSNFNEELLKNITTGACIFVEGVLVASQGQGQKVEIQAHKIEVYGTADPETFPLQKKGHTMEFLRDIAHLRPRTNTFGAVLRIRHTMAYAINHYFHTHGFFYIHTPIITGSDAEGAGEMFRVTTLDINKPPRKDDGTIDFSQDFFAKETNLTVSGQLEGELAAMALGKVYTFGPTFRAENSNTPRHLAEFWMIEPEMAFFDLNDNMDLAEDLLKYLIRYALDNCMDDIEFLNNMYDKELIGRLRSVIEKPFKRLTYTEAINVLEPNNSKFEYKVNWGADLQKEHENYLVEHFNAPVILTDYPAAIKAFYMKQNDDGKTVRAMDVLFPWIGEIIGGSQREENYDKLVSRMKAMHIPEKEMWWYLDTRRFGACPHSGFGLGFERLMLFVTGMNNIRDVIPFPRTPRNAEF, via the coding sequence ATGAGCCATAGTTATATTAAAGCATTATTAAATACAGAGCCCGCACAACAAAAAGTAAATGCCAAAGGATGGGTCAGAACAAAAAGAGGAAACAAAGCTATTTCATTTATTGCACTCAATGACGGAAGCACAATACATAACATTCAGGTCGTTGCCGAAAATTCAAACTTCAACGAGGAGTTGCTTAAAAACATCACCACAGGTGCCTGCATTTTCGTAGAAGGTGTGTTGGTAGCCTCGCAGGGGCAAGGGCAAAAAGTCGAAATACAAGCCCACAAAATAGAAGTTTACGGCACTGCCGACCCCGAAACATTTCCACTACAGAAAAAGGGACACACCATGGAGTTTCTGCGCGATATTGCACATTTACGTCCAAGGACAAACACCTTTGGTGCAGTTCTCAGAATAAGACATACAATGGCCTATGCCATAAACCACTATTTCCACACACATGGTTTTTTCTACATCCATACGCCAATCATTACAGGTAGTGATGCCGAAGGTGCAGGGGAGATGTTTAGAGTAACAACATTGGATATCAACAAGCCGCCCCGTAAGGATGATGGCACTATTGACTTTAGCCAGGATTTTTTTGCCAAAGAAACCAACTTGACCGTAAGCGGACAACTTGAAGGCGAACTGGCAGCAATGGCCTTGGGCAAAGTATATACTTTTGGCCCTACCTTTCGTGCCGAAAACAGCAACACGCCACGACACTTAGCCGAGTTCTGGATGATAGAACCCGAAATGGCTTTCTTCGACCTGAATGATAACATGGACCTTGCTGAAGATTTATTGAAATATCTGATTCGTTATGCCCTCGATAACTGTATGGATGATATTGAATTTCTGAATAACATGTACGATAAGGAACTCATTGGGCGTTTGCGAAGTGTTATCGAAAAACCATTTAAACGACTAACCTATACCGAAGCCATTAACGTTCTGGAGCCCAACAACAGCAAGTTCGAATACAAAGTAAACTGGGGTGCCGACCTGCAGAAAGAACATGAAAACTACCTGGTAGAGCATTTTAATGCACCTGTCATTCTCACCGACTATCCTGCTGCCATCAAAGCATTTTACATGAAACAAAATGATGACGGCAAAACAGTCAGAGCTATGGATGTTTTGTTCCCCTGGATTGGCGAAATAATTGGTGGCTCCCAACGCGAAGAGAACTACGACAAACTTGTATCAAGAATGAAAGCGATGCATATTCCTGAAAAAGAAATGTGGTGGTACCTCGATACCCGCAGGTTTGGCGCATGTCCACACTCAGGTTTTGGATTGGGCTTTGAACGCTTAATGCTATTTGTTACCGGCATGAATAACATCCGCGATGTCATTCCTTTTCCACGTACACCACGCAACGCAGAGTTTTAA
- a CDS encoding acyl-CoA desaturase, with translation MSTVKFNNKDAIFFPELKQRINQYFEQNKIKPTGNLKLYSKTIILFTILIALYIILVFFTPENGWLSLFLASLLGLVMASIGFNVMHDGAHGSYSSHKWVNESMAHSLNLLGGVSFIWKQKHNINHHSYTNVEGMDDDIDIKPFIRVHEGQKKYWFHRYQHIYGLLLYGITYFFWVFYNDFNKYFSGKIAEHTHMQKMSVWDHVIFWATKIFYVLVFLVFPIYNVGLIDTILAYGLMVAVTGITIAVVFQLAHVVEDMPFVSPEGDVMKIESEWAVHQLQTTTNFATKNKFISWLLGGLNFQVEHHLFPRISHIHYPSISKIVRQTCLEYNVQYKEFRTMRGALASHILHLRQMGRK, from the coding sequence ATGTCAACGGTAAAATTCAACAATAAAGATGCAATATTTTTTCCTGAATTAAAACAGCGCATCAATCAATATTTTGAACAAAATAAAATAAAGCCTACCGGTAATCTGAAATTATATTCTAAAACCATCATTCTTTTCACCATATTAATAGCTCTTTATATTATACTGGTGTTTTTTACTCCTGAAAATGGTTGGCTGTCTTTATTTTTGGCTTCACTCTTAGGTTTAGTAATGGCATCTATCGGCTTTAATGTAATGCACGATGGGGCACATGGTAGCTATTCCAGTCATAAATGGGTAAATGAATCTATGGCACATTCACTTAATTTATTAGGTGGTGTTTCTTTTATTTGGAAGCAAAAACACAACATCAACCATCATTCCTATACCAATGTAGAAGGAATGGATGATGATATAGACATCAAACCTTTTATACGTGTGCATGAAGGTCAAAAGAAATATTGGTTTCATCGTTATCAGCACATTTATGGTTTGCTCTTGTATGGAATAACCTATTTCTTCTGGGTTTTTTATAATGATTTTAATAAATATTTTTCAGGCAAAATTGCAGAGCATACCCACATGCAGAAAATGTCTGTTTGGGATCATGTTATTTTCTGGGCTACTAAAATATTTTATGTTTTAGTGTTTCTTGTATTCCCAATATATAATGTAGGCCTCATTGATACAATTCTAGCTTATGGATTGATGGTAGCAGTTACAGGTATTACTATTGCAGTTGTTTTTCAGTTGGCTCACGTTGTTGAAGATATGCCATTTGTAAGTCCTGAAGGTGATGTAATGAAAATTGAGTCGGAATGGGCTGTGCATCAGTTACAGACAACTACAAACTTTGCTACTAAAAATAAGTTTATCAGTTGGCTGTTGGGAGGGTTGAATTTTCAGGTTGAACATCATTTGTTTCCACGTATCAGCCACATACATTACCCCTCAATCAGTAAAATTGTTCGCCAAACATGTTTGGAATACAATGTACAATATAAAGAGTTCCGGACTATGCGAGGTGCATTAGCATCGCATATTCTTCATCTGCGCCAAATGGGTAGAAAATAA
- a CDS encoding SusD/RagB family nutrient-binding outer membrane lipoprotein: MTKIKINQKVIATVMVFSLLLGSCKKNFESINEDPNNPKEVPNAYLLTGAQRGIMDNTIDVWWGANVGNQLGQYWSSNQYTSESRYFYRTSVTNQSWRSFYGGVRNDQLVNVGGLYELSEIVRKCKEDSIVASVGGYVPNQIAVATILRVWLFQNMTDAWGDIPYSEALQADANKTPKYDKQEDIYNGLLTEINDAIGMIDDAESGPHGDVVYNGDMAAWKKFANSLKMRLALRIVDRNAAKAQSEFEAAAPEAFASNNDNALLQYGEFPSGNPIYYNRYISGRNDYASSNTFLDSTLTPLSDPRRECFFVPATATGLWTGEVYGLSEANGAQTPNSRISQRSPLVLSASLPGIFMDYAQVEFMLAEAAERGWAVSGSAESHYDAGITASISFWTGLNGAPASAGDIAAYIAQPTVNYQTAGGSWQQRVGVQKWIALFNQGIQGWVEWRRLDFNKLMMPADGVIDGTGIPLRMKYPVLEQTLNSASYSAAVAAQGADQQDTRMWWDVN; encoded by the coding sequence ATGACAAAAATTAAAATAAATCAAAAAGTAATTGCAACGGTGATGGTATTTTCGCTGTTGCTGGGTTCATGTAAGAAAAACTTCGAATCCATCAATGAAGATCCCAACAACCCCAAAGAAGTACCCAATGCCTATCTGCTCACCGGAGCTCAACGTGGCATCATGGACAACACCATTGATGTATGGTGGGGAGCCAACGTAGGTAATCAACTGGGGCAATATTGGTCGTCTAACCAATATACTTCCGAAAGCCGCTACTTCTACAGAACTAGCGTAACCAACCAGTCATGGAGAAGCTTCTACGGTGGCGTTAGAAACGACCAATTGGTGAATGTTGGCGGTCTTTATGAGCTGAGCGAAATTGTAAGAAAGTGTAAAGAAGACTCTATCGTTGCATCTGTTGGTGGCTACGTACCTAATCAAATTGCTGTAGCTACCATATTAAGAGTGTGGTTGTTTCAAAACATGACAGATGCTTGGGGCGATATTCCTTATTCTGAAGCTTTACAAGCCGATGCCAACAAGACACCAAAATATGATAAACAGGAAGATATCTACAATGGACTTCTAACCGAGATTAATGATGCTATCGGAATGATAGACGATGCTGAATCCGGACCTCATGGTGATGTTGTTTATAATGGTGATATGGCTGCCTGGAAAAAGTTTGCCAATTCATTAAAGATGCGTTTAGCTTTAAGAATTGTTGATCGCAATGCTGCAAAAGCTCAATCAGAGTTTGAAGCTGCAGCGCCTGAAGCATTTGCTTCTAACAACGACAATGCTTTGTTGCAATATGGCGAATTCCCAAGTGGCAACCCAATCTATTACAACCGTTACATTTCCGGACGTAATGACTATGCCTCCAGCAACACCTTCCTCGATTCCACTTTAACTCCTTTGAGCGATCCTCGCAGAGAATGCTTCTTCGTTCCTGCCACTGCCACCGGCTTGTGGACTGGCGAAGTATATGGTTTGTCCGAAGCTAATGGTGCCCAAACACCAAACTCTCGCATCTCTCAGCGTTCTCCTTTAGTTTTGTCTGCATCATTACCCGGTATATTCATGGACTATGCGCAGGTAGAATTTATGCTAGCAGAAGCTGCTGAAAGAGGTTGGGCTGTATCAGGCTCTGCCGAAAGTCATTATGATGCCGGTATCACTGCAAGCATCTCTTTCTGGACAGGACTCAATGGTGCCCCTGCCTCTGCTGGTGATATTGCTGCATACATCGCACAACCTACTGTAAACTATCAAACAGCCGGTGGTTCATGGCAACAAAGAGTAGGCGTACAAAAATGGATTGCACTTTTCAACCAGGGCATTCAGGGATGGGTTGAGTGGAGAAGACTCGACTTCAACAAACTCATGATGCCTGCCGATGGTGTTATTGACGGAACAGGCATTCCATTACGTATGAAATATCCCGTGTTGGAACAAACGCTCAACAGTGCCAGCTACAGTGCTGCCGTTGCAGCACAGGGTGCTGACCAGCAAGACACCCGCATGTGGTGGGATGTTAACTAA
- a CDS encoding septal ring lytic transglycosylase RlpA family protein → MFTAGAQNKVFIGRASYYAKSFEGRKTANGEKYSNYDMTCASRTLAFHTFLKITNLKNNLVTIVRVNDRGPYAKNRIIDLTEQAARIIGSYKHGITKVKLEIIQPPQNADSIEKIFMTDQVIDADGRTTTPSGYTISIWRTRDFDHALLLAKYLQQEEYIQSFFIGKKNQNGRPLFHILVLNIATQEEAFKLRDFWERKGFMRVKMMEKF, encoded by the coding sequence GTGTTTACAGCCGGTGCACAAAACAAAGTTTTTATCGGTAGAGCTTCATATTATGCCAAGAGCTTTGAAGGCCGGAAGACTGCTAATGGCGAAAAATATAGTAACTACGACATGACTTGTGCCAGCAGAACATTAGCGTTTCATACTTTTTTAAAAATAACCAATTTGAAAAATAATCTGGTGACTATTGTTCGTGTTAATGACAGAGGCCCTTATGCCAAAAACAGAATAATAGACCTTACGGAACAGGCCGCACGTATTATAGGCAGCTATAAACATGGTATTACAAAAGTGAAGCTTGAAATTATTCAGCCACCACAAAATGCTGATTCAATTGAAAAAATATTTATGACAGATCAAGTTATAGATGCCGATGGTCGGACCACAACACCATCCGGTTACACTATCAGCATCTGGCGCACACGCGATTTTGATCATGCCCTGTTACTTGCTAAATATTTGCAACAGGAAGAATACATACAATCTTTTTTTATTGGCAAAAAAAATCAAAACGGCAGACCCTTGTTTCACATTTTGGTTTTAAATATTGCAACACAAGAAGAAGCGTTTAAGTTGAGAGACTTTTGGGAGCGAAAAGGGTTTATGCGTGTAAAGATGATGGAAAAATTCTGA
- a CDS encoding SusC/RagA family TonB-linked outer membrane protein, whose translation MKKTITLFICLFSLSLATWAQDKTVTGKVTSSQDKLGIPGVSILEPGTTNGTVTDIDGKYSINVKSTTTQLRFSGTGLVTRTVDIPASNSLDLTMTADVQKIGEVVVTALGIKRDEKSLGYSTQKVSGDDLANAKEANFINSLQGRVAGVSITGSSNMGGSSRILLRGMRSINFENQPLFVVDGIPMNNENVATADQQRGALGYDYGNAIQDINPDDIESVNVLKGPSATALYGSRGSNGVIIITTKKGVAREKSEKYSPIGVTINSGWSMKKIYNLPKYQNRYGGGASPDFIESDIHPGELRSEFEYDGSWGPELLGQEVYQWDSYYPSMPNYNKKTPWVAHPDNVKDFFETGFVKNNSISLDGGNEKSLFRLGYTNYDEKGVIPNESLNRNIISFNGSNKFNDKLTATISMNYVVARGKGRAATGYNSIASNFNQWWQRQLDIKELKNYKNPDGSQRAWNMNAEDDPSALYWDNPYWVSYENYETDLRNRLYGGLTFSYDIGKGFSVSASGKTDYYDDFRQERVAVGSAIATAIPAYSENSIKFNENNYEMILSYKHRLADDVDFNGFVGVNRQDQKFSNKFVSTQGGLNVPNFYNINNSASSELIYSSQVRQLRKNSLFASASFGYQSFLYLDVTGRNDWSSTLPENKSSYFYPSITGSFVFSEKLDFDWLSYGKLRAGWAQTAIDPVPYRSTLTSPSMSDNFNGLPTSVIPGTFNNTDLRPEMTSGFETGLELHFLQKRISFDLAYSSTLSKDVIFNVQQSGASGIDYKIYNAAELSNKTIELMVNVVPVKMKNGLEWGVGFNWAKTKNKVEKLFTDESGNETETVQISNAPFSATLEMRKGMEASQIVGYDFVYDDNGNKVVDADGFYMRSETVKPLGSVLPDYTGGVSTYVTFKGIRFSGLIDFQKGGKVFSLTNVWGKYSGIFAETAEGDIRENGLINEGVTETGEQNTTVISAVDHYFQDGGYVITAADVYDASFVKLRELTLSYELPQSLFKKAIRGISVGVYGRNLAILHKNVPNIDPEAGLSSGNVQGFEGGQLPTARIFGINLNFRF comes from the coding sequence ATGAAGAAAACAATCACATTGTTTATTTGCCTGTTCTCGTTGTCATTGGCAACCTGGGCGCAGGACAAGACGGTAACCGGTAAGGTTACTTCATCGCAGGACAAACTGGGCATTCCCGGTGTGAGCATCCTCGAACCCGGAACTACCAATGGTACAGTTACGGATATTGATGGAAAATATTCCATTAATGTTAAATCAACTACAACTCAGCTTCGTTTTTCCGGAACAGGTTTGGTAACGCGCACAGTTGATATTCCGGCATCAAACTCATTAGACCTTACAATGACAGCCGATGTTCAGAAAATAGGCGAGGTAGTGGTAACAGCCTTAGGTATCAAACGCGATGAAAAATCATTGGGCTATAGCACTCAAAAAGTAAGTGGTGACGATTTGGCCAACGCCAAAGAAGCCAACTTCATTAACTCACTGCAAGGACGTGTTGCCGGTGTAAGTATTACAGGTTCCAGCAATATGGGTGGTTCTTCAAGAATCTTGCTGCGCGGTATGCGTTCTATCAACTTCGAAAACCAACCATTGTTTGTGGTTGATGGTATTCCTATGAATAACGAAAACGTTGCAACAGCTGATCAGCAGCGTGGTGCCTTAGGTTATGATTATGGTAACGCCATTCAGGATATAAACCCTGATGATATTGAGTCTGTGAACGTACTTAAAGGGCCATCTGCAACTGCACTTTATGGTTCAAGAGGTTCTAATGGTGTAATTATTATCACAACAAAAAAAGGTGTTGCTCGTGAAAAGTCCGAAAAATATTCACCCATTGGTGTAACAATTAACTCCGGTTGGAGCATGAAAAAGATTTATAATCTTCCTAAATACCAGAACCGTTATGGTGGTGGTGCATCGCCAGATTTTATTGAGAGTGATATTCATCCGGGCGAACTTCGTTCCGAGTTTGAGTACGATGGCAGCTGGGGTCCTGAATTGTTAGGACAAGAAGTATATCAGTGGGACAGCTACTATCCTTCCATGCCTAACTATAACAAAAAAACCCCTTGGGTTGCGCATCCCGACAACGTAAAAGATTTCTTCGAAACAGGTTTTGTAAAGAATAACAGCATTTCTTTGGATGGCGGCAATGAAAAATCACTCTTCCGCCTCGGCTATACCAACTATGATGAAAAAGGTGTTATTCCAAACGAAAGCCTCAACAGAAATATCATCAGCTTTAATGGTTCAAATAAATTTAATGACAAGTTAACGGCAACTATCAGTATGAACTATGTAGTTGCAAGAGGTAAAGGTCGTGCTGCAACAGGTTATAACAGCATTGCATCAAACTTTAATCAATGGTGGCAACGACAACTCGATATCAAAGAACTGAAAAATTATAAAAATCCTGATGGCTCACAGCGCGCATGGAATATGAATGCAGAAGATGATCCTTCAGCTTTATATTGGGATAACCCATATTGGGTTTCTTATGAGAATTATGAAACCGATTTGCGCAATCGTTTGTATGGTGGTTTGACATTTAGTTATGATATCGGTAAAGGATTTTCTGTTTCAGCATCCGGTAAAACCGACTACTATGACGATTTTCGTCAGGAGCGTGTTGCCGTAGGTAGTGCTATTGCTACAGCAATCCCAGCGTACTCAGAAAACAGCATTAAGTTCAATGAAAATAACTACGAAATGATTTTGTCATACAAACACCGTTTGGCCGATGATGTAGATTTTAACGGCTTTGTTGGTGTAAACAGACAAGATCAGAAATTCAGCAACAAATTTGTTTCTACACAGGGCGGATTAAATGTGCCGAATTTCTACAACATCAATAACTCAGCCAGCAGCGAATTGATTTATTCTTCTCAAGTTCGTCAATTGCGCAAAAACTCACTTTTTGCAAGCGCATCTTTCGGCTATCAGAGTTTCTTATATCTTGATGTAACCGGACGTAATGACTGGAGTTCTACCTTACCGGAAAATAAAAGCTCATACTTCTATCCATCAATTACAGGTAGTTTTGTGTTCTCCGAAAAATTAGATTTTGATTGGTTAAGTTATGGTAAATTGCGTGCTGGTTGGGCACAAACAGCTATTGATCCTGTTCCTTATCGCTCAACATTAACCTCACCAAGTATGTCAGACAACTTTAATGGTTTGCCAACAAGTGTTATTCCCGGTACCTTCAACAACACCGACTTGCGACCTGAAATGACTTCCGGTTTCGAAACAGGATTGGAATTACACTTCCTTCAAAAACGTATTTCTTTTGATCTGGCCTATAGTTCTACCTTGTCTAAAGACGTTATCTTTAACGTGCAACAATCTGGCGCCAGTGGTATTGACTACAAAATATACAACGCTGCCGAACTTTCAAACAAAACTATCGAACTGATGGTGAATGTGGTTCCCGTTAAAATGAAAAACGGCCTCGAGTGGGGTGTTGGCTTTAACTGGGCAAAAACCAAAAATAAGGTAGAAAAATTGTTTACTGACGAATCGGGCAACGAAACTGAAACCGTGCAGATTTCCAATGCACCATTTTCTGCAACTTTAGAAATGCGTAAAGGAATGGAAGCTTCACAGATTGTAGGTTATGATTTTGTGTATGATGATAATGGAAATAAGGTGGTTGATGCCGATGGTTTTTATATGCGATCAGAAACAGTTAAACCATTGGGTTCAGTATTGCCTGACTATACCGGTGGCGTGAGTACCTATGTAACATTCAAAGGCATCCGTTTCTCCGGTTTGATTGACTTTCAAAAAGGAGGCAAAGTTTTCTCTCTCACCAATGTGTGGGGTAAATATTCAGGAATTTTTGCTGAAACGGCCGAAGGTGATATACGCGAAAACGGTTTGATTAACGAAGGTGTAACTGAAACAGGTGAACAAAACACAACTGTTATTTCTGCAGTTGATCACTATTTTCAGGATGGTGGTTATGTTATTACCGCTGCTGATGTTTATGATGCATCATTTGTGAAACTGCGCGAATTAACACTTTCCTACGAATTGCCACAATCATTGTTTAAAAAAGCCATTCGTGGTATTTCTGTAGGTGTTTACGGCAGAAACTTGGCTATACTGCATAAAAACGTTCCTAATATTGACCCCGAAGCTGGCTTGTCGAGCGGCAACGTTCAGGGCTTTGAAGGTGGTCAGTTACCTACGGCACGTATTTTTGGTATCAACCTGAATTTCAGATTTTAA
- a CDS encoding IS1182 family transposase, with amino-acid sequence MSKTNIVFKPYQFNPQMLLPPSFDELIDKNHPVRVVQQIISEIKIDGLIDQYKGGGTSSYHPRMLLSAIVFAYLSNTYSSRKIEAALKENIHYMWLTGMSTPDHNTINRFRSSKLKNEIKEIFAQVVTLLVKEELVSIEEVYTDGTKIEANANKYTFVWGKAIKTQKEKIAKQLEALWNYSQQVAVEELKDTEPIDFKNIDAAKVKAVAAQIDEALKNKQVEKKTLDQIKKAKTDFVKRMEKYEQQEAILGNRNSYSKTDPDATFMRMKEDHMRNGQLKAGYNLQASSCPGKKIFCVNYSLHQKPTDTTTLIPHINQYQQLYGSYPKSITADAGYGSHENYQFLQNNSIEGYVKYNTFDKEQKRKATYKKGFKSDELYYNKEQDCYYCPMGQRMQYISTSTRTTENGYTQQVKKYQTQNCNGCPLRSVCHQSKNNRTIEVNQQLIQLKNKANENLKSEQGIAHRKKRCYTIEPVFACLKQNKNFKRFMLRSIPKVEIEAGLCLIGFNLKQKALLN; translated from the coding sequence ATGAGCAAAACCAATATAGTATTCAAACCATATCAGTTTAATCCGCAAATGTTGTTGCCACCGAGTTTTGATGAACTCATTGATAAGAATCATCCGGTGCGTGTAGTACAACAAATCATCAGCGAAATTAAAATAGATGGGCTGATTGATCAGTATAAAGGAGGTGGTACAAGTTCATATCATCCACGTATGCTATTAAGCGCCATTGTGTTCGCTTATTTAAGCAATACGTACAGCAGTCGTAAAATAGAAGCGGCCCTGAAAGAGAACATCCATTACATGTGGCTAACGGGTATGAGTACACCGGATCATAATACGATTAACCGTTTTCGCAGTTCGAAATTAAAAAATGAGATTAAAGAAATATTTGCCCAGGTGGTAACCCTGTTGGTAAAGGAAGAACTGGTTAGTATAGAAGAAGTTTATACCGATGGCACCAAGATAGAAGCCAATGCCAACAAATACACCTTTGTGTGGGGCAAAGCCATCAAAACGCAAAAGGAAAAAATAGCAAAACAGTTAGAAGCGTTGTGGAACTACAGCCAGCAAGTTGCCGTAGAAGAATTAAAAGATACCGAACCGATTGATTTTAAGAACATCGATGCAGCAAAAGTAAAAGCTGTGGCAGCGCAGATTGATGAGGCATTGAAAAACAAACAGGTTGAAAAAAAAACTCTTGACCAAATCAAAAAAGCAAAAACCGATTTTGTAAAGCGCATGGAAAAGTATGAGCAACAAGAGGCCATACTGGGTAATCGAAACAGTTACAGCAAAACCGATCCGGATGCAACTTTTATGCGTATGAAGGAAGACCACATGCGTAACGGACAACTTAAAGCCGGATATAATTTACAAGCCAGTTCATGTCCCGGTAAAAAAATATTTTGTGTGAACTACAGCTTGCATCAAAAACCAACCGACACCACTACTCTCATTCCGCACATCAATCAATATCAACAACTTTACGGTAGTTATCCAAAGAGCATCACAGCAGATGCCGGATACGGGTCGCACGAAAACTATCAGTTCCTGCAAAACAACAGCATTGAGGGCTATGTTAAATACAACACCTTTGATAAAGAACAAAAGCGCAAAGCCACCTATAAGAAAGGATTTAAGAGTGATGAACTTTATTACAATAAGGAGCAAGATTGCTACTACTGCCCAATGGGTCAACGCATGCAATACATCAGTACTTCAACACGCACAACCGAAAATGGATATACACAACAGGTAAAAAAATACCAGACGCAAAACTGCAACGGATGCCCGTTAAGAAGCGTATGTCATCAATCAAAAAACAACAGAACAATCGAAGTCAATCAGCAACTGATCCAACTGAAAAATAAAGCCAATGAAAATTTGAAAAGTGAACAAGGCATCGCCCATCGAAAAAAAAGATGCTACACCATAGAGCCTGTGTTTGCTTGCCTCAAGCAAAACAAAAATTTTAAACGGTTCATGCTGCGATCTATTCCTAAAGTAGAGATAGAGGCCGGATTGTGCCTGATCGGATTTAATCTCAAACAAAAAGCACTCTTGAACTGA